Proteins encoded within one genomic window of Ascaphus truei isolate aAscTru1 chromosome 8, aAscTru1.hap1, whole genome shotgun sequence:
- the LOC142501207 gene encoding ropporin-1-like isoform X1 has product MPQTEKQMTIPPELPEILKQYTKSAIKTQPSDLIEWSTRYFTALTKGEPLPIKERPERITLSNWAVLTPQFLKELHTKLGGRLTIETNELLDMWKAQGLPEDLFTSIIKVGCLPDEIEWLKFLALACSSLGVTIAKTLKIATEILSSCHENGSARIPFSTFQFLYTFLADVDGEVSGTQVNRMLTYLQQEVIGPDGLIKVSDFMNNPKVRLE; this is encoded by the exons ATGCCACAGACCGAGAAACAAATGACTATACCGCCAGAACTGCCAGAGATATTAAAACAGTATACAAAATCTGCCATTAAGACCCAGCCTTCTGACCTGATCGAGTGGTCTACCAG ATACTTCACAGCCTTGACAAAAGGGGAGCCTCTACCAATAAAAGAACGACCAGAAAGAATAACTCTTTCAAACTGGGCAGTTCTCACTCCCCAATTCTTAAAGGAATTGCACACGAAA CTGGGCGGAAGGCTGACGATAGAAACAAATGAACTGTTAGATATGTGGAAGGCACAAGGCCTACCTGAAGACCTGTTCACCAGCATAATTAAAGTAGGATGCTTGCCTGATGAGATTGAGTGGCTAAAGTTCCTAGCCCTGGCATGCAGCTCTCTTGGTGTG ACCATTGCTAAAACCTTGAAAATCGCTACTGAGATCTTGTCTTCGTGCCATGAGAACGGCTCTGCTCGAATTCCATTCAGTACGTTCCAGTTCCTCTACACATTCCTGGCTGATGTAGATGGAGAAGTGTCTGGAACACAAGTTAACCGAATGCTGACTTACTTACAACAAGAGGT AATTGGACCTGATGGGCTGATTAAGGTGTCTGATTTCATGAACAATCCAAAAGTGAGGCTGGAATAA
- the LOC142501207 gene encoding ropporin-1-like isoform X2: MWKAQGLPEDLFTSIIKVGCLPDEIEWLKFLALACSSLGVTIAKTLKIATEILSSCHENGSARIPFSTFQFLYTFLADVDGEVSGTQVNRMLTYLQQEVIGPDGLIKVSDFMNNPKVRLE, from the exons ATGTGGAAGGCACAAGGCCTACCTGAAGACCTGTTCACCAGCATAATTAAAGTAGGATGCTTGCCTGATGAGATTGAGTGGCTAAAGTTCCTAGCCCTGGCATGCAGCTCTCTTGGTGTG ACCATTGCTAAAACCTTGAAAATCGCTACTGAGATCTTGTCTTCGTGCCATGAGAACGGCTCTGCTCGAATTCCATTCAGTACGTTCCAGTTCCTCTACACATTCCTGGCTGATGTAGATGGAGAAGTGTCTGGAACACAAGTTAACCGAATGCTGACTTACTTACAACAAGAGGT AATTGGACCTGATGGGCTGATTAAGGTGTCTGATTTCATGAACAATCCAAAAGTGAGGCTGGAATAA